One Rhizobium sp. NRK18 genomic window carries:
- the rpsO gene encoding 30S ribosomal protein S15, producing MSITAERKAALIKEYATVEGDTGSPEVQVAILTERITNLTEHFKGHKKDNHSRRGLLKLVSSRRSLLDYLKKKDEARYSKLIASLGIRR from the coding sequence ATGTCGATCACTGCAGAGCGCAAGGCTGCCCTCATCAAGGAATACGCAACCGTCGAAGGCGATACCGGTTCTCCGGAAGTCCAGGTTGCCATCCTCACCGAGCGGATCACCAACCTGACCGAACACTTCAAGGGCCACAAGAAGGACAACCACTCGCGTCGTGGTCTTCTCAAGCTCGTTTCCAGCCGCCGTTCGCTTCTTGACTACCTCAAGAAGAAGGACGAGGCTCGTTACTCGAAGCTGATCGCCAGCCTCGGCATCC